The genomic interval TCCCCAGCACGCTGACGATGATCGTGTTCTGAATGCCGATGAGGAAGACGACCCAGTAAGGGGTCTCGCCAAGTTTGTAATCAATGAACGGAGAGAAGCCGACGGCAAAGGGCGCCGTCTCGGTCAGAAATCCGAAGCCCGTCTGAATGCCGCGCTCGTTCAGATTGGCGACGGTGTTGGTGAATATCGTGTAGAGCGCCCAGAGAACGAGCGCCAGAACGGTAATCTGAACGGCTATGCCGCGATAGACGGGATTGCGATAAAACGGAATCCGGTTGTTACGGCTCAAATCGCGTCCTCGGGATCCGGGCAACACTGTTCGCTGGGCGAATGACGTCGGGCGCGGCGGCATCCGCGCATGATGCGCAGACGCCGCCGGCGATTTCCTCAATTAGCGGATCGGCGGGGCATAGAGAATGCCACCTTCGGTCCACAGCGCGTTCACGCTGCCCTCGCGCTCCAGGCCGAGCGGCTCGACGTTACGCTCATAGATTTCGCCGTAGTTGCCGACCTGCTTGATGGCGTTGTAGGCCCAGTCGTTGGACAGGCCCAGGTTCTCGCCCATGGTGCCCTCGACACCCAGCAGACGACGCACGCTCGGGTTGGTGCTCTCCTCGCGCATCTGGTCGACATTCTCGGAGTTGACGCCCAGCTCCTCGGCGTTGATCAGCGCGAAGAGGGTCCAGCGGACGATGTCATGCCACTGGTCGTCGCCCTGGCGCACGGCCGGGCCAAGCGGCTCCTTGGAGATCGTCTCGGGCAGGATGACCGCGCCTTCCGGGTCGGCCAATTCGGTGCGGATAGCGGCCAGCTGGGACTTGTCCGAAGTCAGCACGTCGCAGGCACCGCCGTCGAAGCCCTCGCGGGTCTGCACGGAGGTGTCATAGACGACCGGCTCGAACTCCATGTCGTTGACGCGGAAATAGTCCGCCAGGTTGAGCTCGGTGGTGGTGCCGGCCTGCACGCAGACCTTCGCGCCGCTGAGCTGCGTGGCGCTCGTCACGCCCAGGTCCTTCTTCACGAGGAACCCCTGGCCATCGATGTAGTTGTAGTACGTGAAGTTCACGCCGAGCGTCGCGTCGCGGGTCAGCGTGTCGGTGGTGTTGCGCGAGAGCACGTCGATCTCGCCCGAGGTCAGGGCGGTGAAGCGCTCTT from Dichotomicrobium thermohalophilum carries:
- a CDS encoding amino acid ABC transporter substrate-binding protein, with product MRALGLAISTFAALALSVMPASAATLDEVKERGHLQCGVDGGIPGFSAPDDEGNMAGIDADYCYALAAAIFGDSSKVKFTNLTAKERFTALTSGEIDVLSRNTTDTLTRDATLGVNFTYYNYIDGQGFLVKKDLGVTSATQLSGAKVCVQAGTTTELNLADYFRVNDMEFEPVVYDTSVQTREGFDGGACDVLTSDKSQLAAIRTELADPEGAVILPETISKEPLGPAVRQGDDQWHDIVRWTLFALINAEELGVNSENVDQMREESTNPSVRRLLGVEGTMGENLGLSNDWAYNAIKQVGNYGEIYERNVEPLGLEREGSVNALWTEGGILYAPPIR